The genome window GAAGCGGCCCGTGAAGAGGGACATGAACCTGGAACTGAAATTGGCGCCAGGCGGCGGCCAGGCAATCCGATTCCGCGCCGTTGCGCGATAAGGCGCTGCGTAGCGCAGGTGTCTCCCCACGAGTCGGGACTGTATCGCGGCGCTTCCAAGCCGGGGCTGTCCGAGAATCGCTCCGAGCAAGTTCGGACATGGCAGCGCCGACTTGCATCCGCTTGCGATGTTGAAGAACCAATCGCGTAACGATGATTCGACAAAGGAGAACCAAGCGCTGCGTTACGTAAGCACAGGCTGTTCGTTCGGGACAACCCCCGCTGTGTATTGATCAAGTCCGCGTTCGCAGCGAATCCTTTTGCTTCGCAGCACGTCGTCGAGACGCGCGCGGTTGTGATCGAAGTGCGGCCTCGGCGCGATCGGATGATCGAGGTGATAAACCAGGGCCCGGCCATACACGAACTTTCGCCCGCGCCCCAGGTTATAGATGCGGCTGCCCAGGTCGGAATCCGCTCCCATTCCACGGCCGAGATACGATTCATCAAAGCCATTCACGGCAACGACATCATCGCGCCAAAACGCCATGTTGCAGCCCAGGATTCCCCGCTGTCCGTGGTCGCGACGTATCAATGGAAACGGCAGCCGCACAGATTTGAAAGGGCGCGCAATCCTTCCAGACAGAGCCCACCGCGCGATCGACGTTCGCCCTGGTAGGAACGCCGCGGCGAACGGTTCCCGTATGAAACAGCGCCGTCCCTGCACCCAAAACCCGCGTTCCGCAAGCGTGCGATGATCCTGGATGAACTTGCGGTGCGGCACGCAATCGCCATCGAGAAACACCAGGTAGTCCCCGGTCGCGCGTGCAACGGCCTTGTTGAGAATGGTGGTTTTCAGAAATCCAACGTCGGGATGCCAGTGATGCTGGACTGGCGCGCGGGCGCTGGCGCTCCACTCTTTGATAAGACGGCGCGTTGTCTCGGCGGAACCGTCGTCAGCAATCAGGATTTCGGCTGGCCAATCGTCCTGCAGGGAGACGCCCTGAAAAACCTGGTGCAGAGCTTCGGGCTGATTGTAGGTGCTGATGATCAGGGAGATTTTCATGGCGATCAGGGTGATTTGCGCGTGCGCACCAACAGGTTTTTCCACGGTCGAAATTTCTGAAGCGTGCCGTTGGGCAGTTGCGCCGGCCAGCCCCGCGGGGTATCAATGGCCCGCAATCCATCCAGGTACAGCTTCCAAACCAATTCGAGGCTCTGCCGTCGCGCCGGCGATGGGTGAGGTCCGGGACCAACGACACGAGGATTGGTGTTGATCTCGTACACCTGGATGCGGCCGCGGAAGAATCCGAAGTCGGCCCGCCCATATTCAATGTCGGCGAGGTCGAACACCTTTCGCAGATGCTCGCAGTGGGGATTCTCGCGAAGAGCATCGAGTTCCTCGCGGTACAAGTCTTCGCCTGCGATTCCCGTTTTTCCATATTTCACGAGCCATGAGGTGTCGTGAACTGAAATGTGCGGAAGGATCTGATTGCCGATTCGGAAAGCCGAGTACTTGCGATAAAGCCCCGGGCGAAAGGGTTCTGCGGCGAACTCAACAACGAGCAGGTTCGCGGCGGGTGTTCCACTGCCAATCGCATCGTTCATCACGCGGTTCAATTCTTCACGTGTGTGCAGCAGGTCGCTGAGCGGTTCGCGATGCCCCTGGAGCTTCCGCACGAATACAGGAAAGCGGA of Verrucomicrobiia bacterium contains these proteins:
- a CDS encoding glycosyltransferase family 2 protein → MKISLIISTYNQPEALHQVFQGVSLQDDWPAEILIADDGSAETTRRLIKEWSASARAPVQHHWHPDVGFLKTTILNKAVARATGDYLVFLDGDCVPHRKFIQDHRTLAERGFWVQGRRCFIREPFAAAFLPGRTSIARWALSGRIARPFKSVRLPFPLIRRDHGQRGILGCNMAFWRDDVVAVNGFDESYLGRGMGADSDLGSRIYNLGRGRKFVYGRALVYHLDHPIAPRPHFDHNRARLDDVLRSKRIRCERGLDQYTAGVVPNEQPVLT